The proteins below come from a single Thunnus thynnus chromosome 10, fThuThy2.1, whole genome shotgun sequence genomic window:
- the LOC137190547 gene encoding ankyrin repeat domain-containing protein 34A, with amino-acid sequence MGDGGPLQTEGNALLKAVFQGKLRLTRLLLEGGAYINEGNERGETPISAACLASYDDPQTRLRMVRYLLEKGADPNIPDKSGRTALMHACAELAGKEVVSLLLENGADPSLKDYSGSSALVHAINKGDRDTLQVLLDACKAKGKEVIIITTDTSPSGTKKTKQYLNSPPSPGIVDKLSPACMSPSEVEIGTSSPAGDSSKDEEGIFSFALTSALPLPSARPPGEKRPPPRKLLKRLNSEPWGLVAPSVLSGVPQERGDGGLEEEGGCNLSRTITEINGLSITEPVRPLLSRRHSIETHDPSSPKLIDRSCSEDCAALSGSSWADKVQQHQILYRRNTAPESQENAGGPGAVAARALAHPKLTRMEHYESDTHLCPESIPGSPDSGRVSVERRKYNASPLSLVTSSSRESLENIPNSVSPITMRRRPPGLLERRGSGTLLLDHISHTRPGFLPPLNINPHRPIPDIRANGKPTSPVHSGHKILVPVAPASPKRGPDFKMKKKLMRRHSMQTEQMKQLSTFQEILAEKVIESNGD; translated from the coding sequence ATGGGAGATGGAGGACCCCTCCAGACCGAGGGGAACGCCCTCCTCAAAGCCGTCTTCCAGGGGAAGCTGAGGCTGACCCGCCTGCTGCTGGAGGGTGGAGCTTACATCAATGAGGGCAACGAGCGTGGCGAGACTCCCATCTCTGCGGCCTGCTTAGCGAGCTATGACGACCCGCAAACCCGCCTTAGGATGGTGCGCTACCTGCTGGAGAAAGGCGCTGATCCGAACATCCCAGACAAGAGCGGGCGGACAGCACTGATGCACGCCTGTGCTGAGCTGGCGGGGAAGGAGGTGGTCTCCCTGCTGCTGGAGAACGGAGCTGATCCCAGCCTCAAAGACTACTCTGGATCCTCTGCCCTCGTCCACGCCATCAACAAGGGGGACCGCGACACTTTGCAGGTCCTGCTGGATGCCTGCAAGGCCAAAGGCAAAGAGGTGATCATCATCACAACGGATACTTCTCCTTCAGGCACCAAGAAGACGAAGCAGTACCTCAACTCTCCTCCTTCGCCGGGCATTGTGGACAAGCTGTCCCCGGCCTGCATGTCCCCCTCTGAGGTGGAGATCGGCACCTCCTCACCGGCAGGAGACAGCAGCAAAGATGAAGAGGGGATCTTCAGCTTCGCGCTCACCTCGGCTTTGCCCTTACCTTCTGCTCGACCTCCAGGAGAGAAGCGACCGCCGCCCCGTAAGCTGCTGAAGAGGCTGAACTCGGAGCCCTGGGGCCTGGTGGCACCCTCAGTGCTGAGCGGGGTTCCTCAGGAGAGGGGCGATGGAGGTCTGGAGGAAGAAGGCGGCTGCAATTTGAGTAGGACGATCACAGAGATAAACGGCCTGTCCATCACAGAACCTGTGAGACCTCTGTTGTCACGGCGACACAGCATCGAGACCCACGACCCCAGTTCCCCCAAACTCATCGACCGGTCCTGCTCCGAGGACTGCGCAGCCCTGTCTGGTTCCTCCTGGGCCGACAAGGTTCAGCAGCACCAGATCCTGTACCGCAGGAACACAGCCCCAGAGTCCCAGGAGAATGCTGGGGGACCAGGGGCGGTTGCTGCCCGGGCCCTGGCTCACCCCAAACTGACCCGGATGGAGCACTATGAGTCGGACACCCACCTCTGCCCGGAGTCCATCCCAGGATCTCCTGACTCTGGTCGGGTGTCTGTGGAGCGGAGGAAGTACAACGCCTCCCCCCTCTCCCTGGTCACCAGCTCCTCCAGGGAGTCTCTGGAGAACATCCCCAATTCGGTGTCCCCCATCACCATGCGCCGGCGTCCCCCAGGACTCCTGGAGCGCCGGGGCTCGGGGACCCTCCTGCTGGACCATATCTCCCACACCAGGCCCGGCTTCCTGCCTCCACTCAACATCAACCCCCATAGGCCCATCCCAGACATCCGGGCCAATGGCAAGCCCACCTCCCCTGTCCACTCCGGGCACAAGATCCTGGTCCCTGTGGCTCCGGCTTCGCCCAAACGGGGCCCTGACTTcaagatgaagaagaagctgATGAGGAGACACTCAATGCAGACGGAGCAGATGAAGCAGCTCTCCACCTTCCAGGAGATCTTGGCCGAGAAGGTCATCGAGTCCAACGGGGATTGA